Proteins encoded by one window of Bactrocera oleae isolate idBacOlea1 chromosome 4, idBacOlea1, whole genome shotgun sequence:
- the LOC138856992 gene encoding aquaporin AQPAn.G-like, with amino-acid sequence MKFDRHLLMVCVSEFTGTAILMCVGCASMVGITLPFYERNLPMIGIGFGLAVHISVHTFGTISGSHINPSVTIAAVMLGNMEWQLACFYVFSQFLGGFTGYALLFVSLTTYVRTESFCTTKPALGIEIWQSILIEFFLTSILVYFCCGVWDKRNLQVHDTLPLRFGFLIAGLLFAAAPYTGASMNLARSLPPAIFTNIWTAFWIYPVAHVPASILVPLAWKYLHTAGSSETGGAEGEA; translated from the exons ATGAAATTCGATAGGCATTTGTTGATGGTGTGTGTCAGCGAATTCACCGGCACTGCGATTCTCATGTGTGTCGGCTGTGCATCTATGGTGGGTATTACATTACCATTTTATGAACGAAACTTGCCAATGATCGGAATTGGCTTTGGACTGGCCGTGCACATTTCCGTGCATACATTCGGCACAATTTCCGGCTCGCACATCAATCCGAGCGTTACCATAGCGGCCGTTATGCTTGGCAATATGGAATGGCAATTGGCTTGCTTTTATGTATTTAGTCAGTTTCTAGGCGGATTCACCGGTTATGCACTGCTATTCGTTTCCCTAACGACATATGTACGAACCGAAAGTTTTTGCACCACAAAGCCAGCACTTGGTATCGAAATATGGCAATCGATCTTGATTGAGTTTTTCTTAACATCCATActtgtgtatttttgttgtggCGTCTGGGATAAACGCAATCTGCAGGTTCATGATACATTACCTCTACGTTTTGGCTTCTTAATTGCCGGTCTTTTATTTGCGGCG GCACCTTATACCGGCGCCAGCATGAACTTGGCACGCTCCTTACCACCGgccatatttacaaatatttggaCGGCATTTTGGATATACCCCGTTGCACATGTGCCGGCTTCAATTTTAGTACCGTTAGCTTGGAAATATCTGCATACAGCCGGTTCTTCCGAAACGGGTGGCGCTGAAGGAGAGgcataa
- the LOC138856993 gene encoding lens fiber major intrinsic protein-like, which yields MKFNKLFFVQIFGEFCAASMWMQLHCYGFDPLVAEGGVMSYGLCDGCALMIIIQTFGCVSGAYMNPCLTVAGVIMGQLKWDLAIFYVIMQYLGTMLGLVLAYYTTPAMTRSDLYCVTDLSPQTSILGGCFLEFLMTSAWVLAQCTCWDKRAQGIQESISLRMGAVMISLVLCAGYMSGLSMNSAKSLAGALFNWYWSNNWIYHVTTFPAAILMALVHKFLLNEGSKSAEE from the exons ATGAAGTTCAACAAGCTTTTCTTCGTACAAATTTTTGGTGAATTCTGTGCCGCTTCGATGTGGATGCAGTTACATTGTTATGGCTTTGATCCGTTAGTAGCCGAAGGTGGCGTAATGTCGTATGGTCTCTGTGACGGCTGCGCATTGATGATAATCATACAGACATTCGGTTGTGTATCTGGCGCCTACATGAATCCATGTTTAACAGTTGCCGGCGTCATTATGGGACAACTGAAGTGGGATTTGGCCATTTTTTATGTGATTATGCAATACTTAGGTACGATGCTCGGTTTGGTACTGGCTTATTACACAACACCGGCAATGACGAGATCAGATCTCTATTGTGTAACTGATTTGTCACCACAGACCTCTATTCTCGGTGGTTGCTTTTTGGAATTCCTCATGACTTCAGCGTGGGTGTTGGCCCAGTGCACCTGTTGGGATAAGCGCGCTCAAGGCATTCAGGAATCCATATCATTACGTATGGGCGCGGTAATGATTTCACTTGTACTTTGCGCG GGTTACATGAGCGGTTTAAGCATGAACTCAGCCAAGAGCTTAGCTGGTGCTCTATTCAATTGGTATTGGTCAAATAATTGGATATATCATGTAACAACGTTTCCGGCCGCTATTTTGATGGCACTCGTTCATAAATTTCTACTTAACGAAGGTTCGAAATCTGCCGAAGAGTAA
- the LOC106615536 gene encoding aquaporin AQPAn.G, which yields MGVESLQQPTYVLEPQPIRWTRSCLKKLNIDVSTFDYICQFLGEFIGTAMLVFLGCMGCSYNASFEHSVFQSAFTVGLVVMVIVHCFGCICGAHLNPAITLAVYIYDMISLTMAGVYFLGQLLGAFIGYALMMALIPDSAVKLGGAAHGVCVATPHPQITIMQGFWIEFILTAMLIFTTCSAADSRNITFQDSLPIRFGLTVTCLSLAGGQYTGAMLNPVKAVASAVWTSDYQDHWVYWAAPMLSAAFSATFYKVIFKRDMVERELNEKR from the exons ATGGGCGTAGAATCCTTACAACAACCGACATATGTTCTCGAGCCACAGCCAATTCGGTGGACAAGAAG TTgcttgaaaaaattgaatatagaTGTAAGTACCTTTGATTACATATGCCAGTTTCTCGGCGAGTTTATCGGCACCGCAATGTTGGTATTTCTCGGCTGTATGGGATGCTCCTATAATGCCAGCTTCGAACACAGCGTATTTCAGTCGGCATTTACCGTTGGCTTAGTAGTGATGGTTATCGTACATTGTTTCGGTTGCATTTGTGGAGCACATTTGAATCCCGCCATCACATTGGCCGTTTACATTTACGATATGATCTCACTAACAATGGCGGGCGTTTACTTTCTGGGACAACTTCTTGGTGCTTTTATCGGTTACGCTCTTATGATGGCACTAATACCAGACAGTGCCGTGAAGTTGGGCGGTGCCGCGCATGGCGTCTGCGTTGCTACACCACATCCACAAATTACAATAATGCAAGGATTTTGGATTGAATTCATTCTCACTGCGATGCTGATATTCACAACCTGTAGTGCAGCCGATTCACGAAACATTACATTTCAAGACTCATTGCCGATTCGCTTCGGCTTAACCGTTACCTGCCTTAGTCTCGCGGGG gGTCAATACACTGGTGCTATGCTGAACCCTGTCAAAGCTGTTGCCTCAGCTGTCTGGACTTCTGATTACCAGGATCATTGGGTATACTGGGCAGCGCCAATGCTCAGTGCAGCGTTTAGCGCCACGTTTTACAAAGTGATTTTCAAGCGGGATATGGTGGAGCGGGAGTTGAACGAAAAGAGATGA